From Nocardioides daedukensis, the proteins below share one genomic window:
- a CDS encoding sigma-70 family RNA polymerase sigma factor produces MRLSPQEEQRAEEFYLAVIPRLIAMLYVFTGSRDDAEDIAQEAFVRMLKRWGHINRYDSPEAWIRLVATRLALTRRRNLTRQRTAPSVDIDTEPAVPQDPSQRLDLEQLVRHLSREQREAVVLHYLCDLSIQETANSLGTTPSAVKNRLLRARDQLARLMPSPGPGLQDWKGTDHHG; encoded by the coding sequence GTGAGGCTATCCCCGCAGGAAGAGCAACGAGCCGAAGAATTCTACTTGGCCGTCATACCACGCCTCATAGCCATGCTCTACGTGTTCACAGGCTCTCGAGACGACGCCGAAGATATTGCACAAGAGGCATTCGTTCGGATGCTCAAGCGATGGGGCCACATCAATCGTTACGATTCCCCCGAAGCGTGGATTCGCCTGGTGGCCACACGCCTGGCACTCACCCGCAGGCGAAATCTGACCCGCCAGCGCACTGCTCCCTCAGTCGACATCGACACAGAGCCTGCAGTACCGCAGGATCCAAGCCAGCGACTGGACCTGGAGCAGTTGGTGCGACATCTGTCCCGGGAGCAGAGAGAGGCAGTCGTCCTGCACTACCTGTGCGACCTGTCCATCCAGGAGACCGCAAACTCCCTCGGGACGACCCCATCAGCCGTCAAGAATCGGCTACTACGCGCCCGCGACCAACTTGCGCGACTGATGCCCTCGCCAGGCCCAGGGTTACAAGACTGGAAAGGAACCGATCATCATGGATGA
- a CDS encoding SDR family NAD(P)-dependent oxidoreductase yields MTTLKGHTALITGAGQGVGRGIAIALAERGADIAAVGRTLSKVEDVCAELSELGVTARAYELDVTDEENVPGLVDRVAEEFGSLDILVNNAYFGSLGPLLSMDAKKFQRGFRSAPFAAFNFMVAAHPHLVARGGGSIVNLVTSAMVRWDGTNYGAYAAAKTALRSLTRTAAVEWGGDNIRVNSIAPHALTPALAGWAEANPQEAEEFVASIPLKRIGDPVADIGRAVAALVSPEMSYLSGATIPLDGGQAFFG; encoded by the coding sequence ATGACGACTCTGAAGGGCCACACTGCCCTGATCACCGGTGCTGGACAAGGCGTTGGCCGGGGCATCGCGATCGCCCTCGCCGAGCGCGGCGCCGACATCGCCGCCGTGGGCCGCACGCTGTCGAAGGTCGAGGACGTGTGCGCCGAGCTGAGCGAGCTCGGGGTGACGGCGCGGGCCTACGAGCTGGACGTGACGGACGAGGAGAACGTGCCGGGACTCGTCGACCGGGTGGCCGAGGAGTTCGGCAGCCTCGACATCCTGGTCAACAACGCCTACTTCGGTTCGCTCGGCCCGCTGCTCTCAATGGACGCGAAGAAGTTCCAGCGCGGCTTCCGCAGCGCCCCCTTCGCGGCCTTCAACTTCATGGTCGCCGCCCACCCGCACCTGGTGGCTCGTGGCGGAGGGTCGATCGTCAACCTGGTCACCTCGGCGATGGTGCGCTGGGACGGGACCAACTACGGCGCCTATGCCGCGGCCAAGACGGCGCTGCGCTCGCTGACCCGCACCGCCGCGGTCGAGTGGGGCGGCGACAACATCCGGGTGAACTCGATCGCGCCGCACGCCCTCACGCCCGCCCTGGCCGGTTGGGCCGAAGCGAACCCGCAGGAGGCGGAAGAGTTCGTGGCCAGCATCCCGCTCAAGCGGATCGGTGACCCGGTCGCCGACATCGGTCGCGCGGTGGCGGCCCTGGTCAGCCCGGAGATGTCCTACCTGTCCGGCGCCACGATCCCGCTCGACGGTGGCCAAGCGTTCTTCGGCTGA
- a CDS encoding acyl-CoA dehydrogenase family protein: MDLRETPSQQALRVELREYFANLLPDDERRAVGEAGAGGPRFREVVKMLGRDGWLGVGWPEEYGGRGLSEEEQFIFYDEIQRAGVPFPLVTVNTVGPTLMKFGTDAQKKEYLPRILTGDEVFAIGYTEPEAGTDLAALGTRGVVDGDHLVVNGAKIFTTGGNTADHVWLAVRTDLDAPKHKGITIVIVPCDDPGFSWSPIHAVGGMMVTATYYSDIRVPLSNVVGELNGGWSLITAQLNHERVALAALGGRMIQLWEDVLAWAKENGVAEQPWVQAEFARTHAKLEAMRLMNWKLTSQVTAGTLSGETAGAAKTYGTETHIDVQRTLSQIVGSAGRLRAGSPGAVLHGQLEQISRQGIVNTFGGGVNEVLRDMVATGGLGLPRGRR; encoded by the coding sequence GTGGATCTTCGCGAGACCCCGTCCCAGCAGGCACTGCGTGTCGAGCTGCGTGAGTACTTCGCCAACCTGCTGCCCGATGACGAGCGCCGCGCAGTCGGCGAGGCCGGCGCCGGTGGCCCGCGCTTCCGCGAGGTCGTGAAGATGCTCGGTCGCGACGGCTGGCTGGGCGTGGGCTGGCCCGAGGAGTACGGCGGGCGTGGGCTCTCGGAGGAGGAGCAGTTCATCTTCTACGACGAGATCCAGCGGGCCGGTGTGCCGTTCCCACTGGTGACCGTCAACACCGTCGGTCCGACCCTGATGAAGTTCGGCACCGACGCGCAGAAGAAGGAGTACCTCCCCAGGATCCTGACCGGTGACGAGGTCTTCGCGATCGGCTACACCGAGCCGGAGGCAGGCACCGACCTCGCCGCCCTGGGCACCCGCGGAGTCGTCGACGGTGACCACCTGGTCGTCAACGGCGCCAAGATCTTCACCACCGGCGGCAACACCGCCGACCACGTCTGGTTGGCGGTCCGCACCGACCTCGACGCCCCGAAGCACAAGGGGATCACCATCGTGATCGTCCCGTGCGACGACCCCGGCTTCTCGTGGAGCCCGATCCATGCGGTCGGCGGAATGATGGTCACCGCGACCTACTACTCCGACATCAGGGTGCCGCTGAGCAACGTGGTGGGGGAGCTGAACGGAGGCTGGTCGCTGATCACCGCCCAGCTCAACCACGAGCGGGTCGCGCTGGCCGCCCTCGGCGGTCGGATGATCCAGCTGTGGGAGGACGTCCTGGCCTGGGCGAAGGAGAACGGCGTCGCAGAGCAGCCGTGGGTGCAGGCCGAGTTCGCCCGCACGCACGCCAAGCTCGAGGCGATGCGGTTGATGAACTGGAAGCTGACCAGCCAGGTCACCGCCGGCACCCTCTCCGGCGAGACCGCGGGCGCCGCCAAGACCTATGGCACCGAGACCCACATCGACGTGCAGCGCACCCTGTCCCAGATCGTCGGCTCCGCCGGGCGCCTGCGTGCCGGTAGCCCGGGTGCGGTGCTGCACGGCCAGCTCGAGCAGATCTCGCGCCAAGGCATCGTGAACACCTTCGGTGGCGGGGTCAACGAGGTGCTGCGCGACATGGTCGCCACCGGTGGCCTGGGCCTGCCGCGAGGACGCCGATGA
- a CDS encoding AMP-binding protein, translating into MTSMTRKEPVSRPQLPQEERLETIADLLLARLGDEHPGLLDGDRSWTWDEVVRESAARAAWAEALRDPAKPFHIGVLLENHPEFIFWLGAGALAGATIVGINSTRSGEYLEQEVRHTELQLVVTDAAGEQLLDGLDIGVAPERFLRIDDTTYDAQVAAHRVEPTRKPEIDASTQLLLLFTSGTTGASKAARVGQGRLVGLGYQNTAKYDITRKDISYCSMPLFHGNAVMGLWAPTLTVGGTVALTRKFSASRFIDECRAYRATYFTYVGKAIGYVLGTPARDDDADTHLTHGFGTEASPEDRSRFKERFGATLLESYGSSEGAGMVALDPDAPTSALGRPAHDGVRIVNPETREQCAVAELDEHGRVLNAEVAVGEMVNTTGAAAFEGYWKNPEADAERVRHGWFWTGDLGFIDKDGLIYFAGRSGDWIRVDSENISALLTERVLRRHEGILLAAAFAVPDPRAGDQVMAAIEIPETTRFEDLDLGAFLAQQTDLGTKGAPRFVRVSHALPSTGSNKLRKKEIQLDGWRTTDPVYAWVGRGEPTYSLMTEDDKHALIAEFDANGRRRFLP; encoded by the coding sequence ATGACGTCGATGACCCGCAAGGAACCGGTCAGCCGCCCGCAGCTGCCGCAGGAGGAACGGCTCGAGACGATCGCCGACCTGCTCCTGGCGCGCCTGGGCGACGAGCACCCCGGCCTGCTCGACGGCGACCGGTCCTGGACCTGGGACGAGGTGGTCCGCGAGTCGGCCGCGCGCGCCGCCTGGGCCGAGGCGCTGCGTGACCCCGCGAAGCCGTTCCACATCGGGGTGCTGCTCGAGAACCACCCCGAGTTCATCTTCTGGCTCGGCGCCGGGGCACTGGCCGGGGCCACGATCGTCGGCATCAACAGCACCCGCAGTGGTGAATACCTCGAGCAGGAGGTGCGGCACACCGAGCTCCAGCTCGTCGTCACTGACGCAGCCGGCGAGCAGTTGCTCGACGGTCTGGACATCGGCGTCGCACCCGAGCGCTTCCTGCGCATCGACGACACGACGTACGACGCCCAGGTGGCCGCACACCGTGTCGAGCCGACCCGCAAACCGGAGATCGACGCGAGCACGCAGCTGCTGCTGCTCTTCACCAGCGGCACGACCGGCGCCTCCAAGGCGGCCCGCGTCGGCCAGGGACGACTGGTCGGCCTCGGCTACCAGAACACCGCGAAATATGACATCACCCGCAAGGACATCTCCTACTGCTCGATGCCGCTCTTCCACGGCAACGCGGTGATGGGCCTGTGGGCGCCGACGCTCACCGTCGGCGGCACCGTCGCGTTGACCCGCAAGTTCTCCGCCTCCCGGTTCATCGACGAGTGCCGTGCCTACCGCGCGACCTACTTCACCTACGTCGGCAAGGCGATCGGCTACGTCCTCGGCACCCCGGCCCGCGACGACGACGCGGACACCCACCTGACCCACGGCTTCGGCACCGAGGCCTCGCCCGAGGACCGGTCCCGGTTCAAGGAGCGCTTCGGCGCCACGCTGCTCGAGAGCTACGGCTCCAGCGAGGGCGCCGGGATGGTCGCCCTCGACCCGGACGCGCCGACCAGCGCACTCGGTCGCCCCGCGCACGACGGCGTACGGATCGTGAACCCGGAGACGCGCGAGCAGTGCGCGGTCGCAGAGCTCGACGAGCACGGCCGGGTGCTCAACGCAGAGGTCGCGGTCGGCGAAATGGTCAACACCACCGGCGCTGCCGCGTTCGAGGGCTACTGGAAGAACCCCGAGGCAGACGCCGAGCGGGTCCGCCACGGCTGGTTCTGGACCGGCGACCTCGGCTTCATCGACAAGGACGGGCTGATCTACTTCGCCGGCCGCTCCGGTGACTGGATCCGGGTCGACTCGGAGAACATCTCCGCCCTGCTGACCGAGCGCGTCCTGCGCCGCCACGAGGGGATCCTGCTCGCAGCCGCGTTCGCGGTGCCCGACCCGCGGGCCGGCGACCAGGTGATGGCCGCCATCGAGATCCCCGAGACGACCAGGTTCGAGGACCTCGACCTCGGCGCCTTCCTGGCCCAGCAGACGGACCTCGGCACCAAGGGCGCGCCGCGCTTCGTCCGGGTCTCGCACGCGCTGCCCAGCACCGGCTCGAACAAGCTGCGCAAGAAGGAGATCCAGCTCGACGGCTGGCGCACCACCGACCCTGTCTATGCCTGGGTCGGCCGCGGCGAGCCGACGTACTCGCTGATGACCGAGGACGACAAGCACGCCCTGATCGCGGAGTTCGACGCCAATGGTCGACGCCGCTTCCTGCCCTGA
- a CDS encoding acyl-CoA dehydrogenase family protein, with the protein MDFSLDEDLVSLADLARTIFTDLARPERIREVETSETRTDDQLWQALGQAGLLGLVVGEDADGAGLGLDALCVVLEEQGRTVAPVPLWSAGVAALALTQHGTDSQQALLPGLASGADRLTVALEEFAPATAQAPLTQARADGERWLLTGTKAAVPTPAGASGVLVAATGPEGPAVYLVATDAEGVEWEQSITTTHDLAANLVLTDAPAELVPVPLAELIAHATLALAAIQVGVADGAMRLAATYLSGREQFGRPLATFQAVAHQLADCWIDVDAMRSTLWQGLESLRPADAADGASNGVAAATTSAVLTAKWWCNQAGLDVVHRTQHLHGGIGVDVDYPVHRHFLWGRQIANTLGGSSAALADLGRLLTATR; encoded by the coding sequence ATGGACTTCTCGCTCGACGAGGACCTCGTCTCGCTGGCCGACCTGGCCCGCACGATCTTCACCGACCTGGCCCGCCCGGAGCGCATCCGCGAGGTCGAGACCTCCGAGACGCGCACCGATGACCAGCTCTGGCAGGCGCTCGGCCAGGCCGGACTGCTGGGTCTGGTCGTCGGCGAGGACGCCGACGGCGCCGGGCTCGGCCTGGACGCCCTGTGCGTCGTGCTCGAGGAGCAGGGCCGCACCGTTGCCCCGGTCCCCTTGTGGTCCGCAGGGGTGGCCGCACTCGCGCTGACCCAGCACGGCACCGACTCCCAGCAGGCGCTGCTGCCCGGCCTGGCCTCGGGCGCGGATCGCCTCACCGTGGCACTCGAGGAGTTCGCACCGGCCACCGCGCAGGCTCCGCTGACCCAGGCCCGCGCCGACGGCGAACGGTGGCTGCTCACCGGCACCAAGGCCGCCGTACCGACCCCGGCCGGCGCCAGCGGCGTCCTGGTCGCGGCAACCGGTCCTGAGGGCCCCGCGGTCTACCTGGTGGCCACCGACGCCGAGGGCGTCGAGTGGGAGCAGTCGATCACCACCACCCACGACCTCGCCGCCAACCTGGTCCTCACCGACGCGCCGGCCGAGCTCGTGCCGGTGCCGCTGGCCGAGCTGATCGCGCACGCGACCCTCGCCCTGGCCGCGATCCAGGTCGGCGTGGCCGACGGCGCCATGCGCCTGGCCGCGACCTACCTGTCCGGACGCGAGCAGTTCGGCCGCCCGCTGGCCACCTTCCAGGCCGTCGCCCACCAGCTGGCCGACTGCTGGATCGACGTCGACGCGATGCGGTCGACCCTGTGGCAGGGACTGGAGTCCCTCCGGCCCGCCGACGCCGCCGACGGTGCCTCGAACGGGGTGGCAGCAGCGACCACCAGCGCCGTACTCACCGCGAAGTGGTGGTGCAACCAGGCCGGTCTCGACGTGGTCCACCGCACCCAGCACCTGCACGGCGGAATCGGCGTCGACGTGGACTACCCGGTGCACCGGCACTTCCTGTGGGGACGCCAGATCGCCAACACCCTCGGTGGTTCGTCGGCGGCCCTGGCCGACCTCGGCCGGCTGCTCACAGCGACCCGCTGA
- a CDS encoding oligopeptide/dipeptide ABC transporter ATP-binding protein, with protein sequence MSDPNQVSTKGAPVLEVDDLRTTFLTPRGPVRAVDGVSLRVAAGETVGIVGESGSGKSVFGRTAMGLISNGPTTEVTGRVSINGHDVHAMKPRDRRKLWGPEVAMVFQDPMTSLNPVKKVGTHLTETLRLHLKVGAKEANERAIDLLRQVFIPEPARRMKQYPHELSGGMRQRVVIAMALACDPKLLIADEPTTALDVTVQKQILDLLATLASERNMATILVSHDLGAVEGRTDRVAVMYAGRTVETSKTSRVFNSPVHPYAEALLASIPRISDEPHTVLRAIEGTPPNMLIPPPGCRFAPRCRLAVDLCREESPELLEHGDGSGQQHLAACHFPLVPAGSEVLVPAPGSAHEEVS encoded by the coding sequence GTGAGTGATCCGAACCAGGTGAGCACCAAGGGTGCTCCCGTGCTCGAGGTCGACGACCTCCGCACGACATTCCTCACGCCCCGCGGACCGGTCCGTGCCGTGGACGGTGTCTCGCTGCGCGTCGCCGCCGGTGAGACCGTCGGCATCGTCGGCGAGTCCGGCTCCGGCAAGTCCGTCTTCGGACGCACCGCGATGGGCCTGATCTCGAACGGTCCGACCACCGAGGTGACGGGTCGGGTGTCCATCAACGGGCACGACGTACACGCCATGAAGCCCCGGGACCGCCGCAAGCTGTGGGGCCCCGAGGTGGCGATGGTCTTCCAGGACCCGATGACCTCGCTGAACCCGGTGAAGAAGGTGGGCACGCACCTCACCGAGACCCTGCGGCTGCACCTGAAGGTCGGCGCCAAGGAGGCCAACGAGCGGGCCATCGACCTGCTGCGCCAGGTCTTCATCCCGGAGCCCGCACGTCGGATGAAGCAATATCCGCACGAGCTCTCCGGCGGCATGCGCCAACGCGTGGTGATCGCGATGGCACTCGCCTGCGACCCCAAGCTGCTGATCGCCGACGAGCCCACGACGGCGCTCGACGTCACCGTGCAGAAGCAGATCCTCGACCTGCTGGCCACGCTCGCCAGCGAGCGCAACATGGCCACGATCCTGGTCAGCCACGACCTCGGCGCTGTCGAGGGACGCACCGACCGGGTGGCAGTGATGTACGCCGGGCGCACCGTCGAGACCTCGAAGACCTCCCGCGTCTTCAACTCGCCCGTGCACCCCTACGCCGAGGCGCTGCTGGCCTCGATCCCGCGGATCTCCGACGAGCCGCACACCGTGCTGCGCGCCATCGAGGGCACGCCGCCCAACATGCTCATCCCGCCGCCGGGTTGCCGTTTCGCGCCGCGTTGCCGGCTCGCGGTGGACCTGTGTCGTGAGGAGTCGCCCGAGCTGCTCGAGCACGGGGACGGTTCCGGCCAGCAGCACCTTGCGGCCTGCCACTTCCCGCTCGTCCCCGCAGGGTCCGAGGTCCTGGTCCCCGCCCCCGGTTCCGCCCACGAAGAGGTGTCCTGA
- a CDS encoding ABC transporter permease, producing MHSSRTAKANRTKTLLVGGALLIAGLALLIFGWSTPSLVLAAKAAMVLIGIVLVFQGTNRLIEAIRGERVDLLFGASMVWLVLIIALAILAPFLPLGEHNDVAKSLMNETNVPPKLLSENPLGTNNQGLDLLSRAIHGARTSLMISLLAVAIGTVVGGAVGVVAGYFRKGVDSAIGILTNALLAVPPLILLIALSTFLDPSVRNMALALSLLTIPGMVRLARANTISFAQREFVMAARLMGANRMRVMVRELVPNVVFPVFSMAVVMISVLIVAEASLSFLGLGIQQPDPTWGNMISEGEGGVMEDYPHIVLVPGVFLFLTVFAFNLLGEKAQKKWDTRSAKL from the coding sequence ATGCATAGCTCCCGAACCGCGAAGGCCAACCGCACCAAGACGCTCCTCGTCGGTGGCGCGCTGCTGATCGCCGGCCTCGCGCTGCTCATCTTCGGCTGGAGTACGCCGTCACTGGTCCTGGCCGCCAAGGCCGCGATGGTGCTGATCGGCATCGTGCTCGTCTTCCAGGGCACGAACCGTCTCATCGAGGCCATCCGCGGCGAGCGCGTCGACCTGCTCTTCGGTGCCAGCATGGTCTGGCTGGTGCTGATCATCGCGCTGGCGATCCTGGCCCCGTTCCTGCCACTCGGCGAGCACAACGACGTCGCCAAGTCGCTGATGAACGAGACCAACGTGCCGCCGAAGCTGCTGAGCGAGAACCCGCTCGGCACCAACAACCAGGGCCTCGACCTGCTTTCACGTGCGATCCACGGAGCCCGCACCTCGCTGATGATCTCGCTGCTCGCGGTCGCCATCGGCACCGTGGTCGGCGGAGCGGTCGGCGTCGTCGCCGGCTACTTCCGCAAGGGAGTCGACAGCGCGATCGGCATCCTGACCAACGCGTTGCTCGCGGTGCCGCCGCTGATCCTGCTGATCGCCCTGAGCACCTTCCTCGACCCGAGCGTCAGGAACATGGCACTGGCCCTGTCCCTGCTGACGATCCCCGGCATGGTGCGCCTGGCCCGGGCCAACACGATCTCCTTCGCCCAGCGCGAGTTCGTGATGGCCGCCCGACTGATGGGGGCCAACCGGATGCGCGTCATGGTCCGCGAGCTCGTGCCCAACGTCGTGTTCCCGGTCTTCTCGATGGCCGTGGTGATGATCTCCGTGCTCATCGTGGCCGAGGCCTCGCTGAGCTTCCTCGGGCTGGGCATCCAGCAGCCCGACCCGACCTGGGGCAACATGATCTCCGAGGGTGAGGGTGGCGTGATGGAGGACTACCCGCACATCGTGCTGGTGCCCGGTGTGTTCCTGTTCCTGACCGTCTTCGCCTTCAACCTCCTGGGCGAGAAGGCCCAGAAGAAGTGGGACACGAGGAGTGCCAAGCTGTGA
- a CDS encoding ABC transporter ATP-binding protein, producing MAGSGVAHMRPESDPVLSVDQMVVEFPVGRGQKVHAVSGMNIDLLPGETLGILGESGCGKSSAGRAIMQEPSPTSGTVRLLDHELTGLKIKPLRKARSRMQMIMQDPVSSLNPRRRVRDLVAEGLAIWGYDGDDMDASIRETLTAVGLDPDAVWDRRPHELSGGQCQRVCIARALMMNPDVLICDEPVSALDVSVQAQILNLLERTKEKYDLSMIFIAHDVSVVKNISDRVMVLYLGKTCEVLPSQGMQTRALHPYTRTLIASIPGGEQAFSSDDPVAGDLVEEKPRSAATTELPSPLNPPSGCRFRTRCPLATEQCAAEEPQLREVGQGHFIACHNVATGIV from the coding sequence ATGGCAGGCAGTGGAGTGGCGCACATGCGTCCCGAGTCCGACCCGGTGCTCTCGGTCGACCAGATGGTGGTCGAGTTCCCGGTCGGACGCGGGCAGAAGGTGCACGCCGTCTCGGGAATGAACATCGACCTGCTGCCGGGGGAGACCCTGGGCATCCTCGGTGAGTCCGGCTGCGGCAAGTCCAGCGCCGGCCGGGCGATCATGCAGGAGCCGTCGCCGACTTCCGGGACCGTCCGGCTGCTCGACCACGAGCTGACCGGCCTGAAGATCAAGCCACTTCGCAAGGCTCGTTCGCGGATGCAGATGATCATGCAGGACCCGGTCTCGTCGCTGAACCCTCGCCGTCGGGTCCGTGACCTGGTCGCCGAGGGCCTGGCGATCTGGGGATATGACGGCGACGACATGGACGCCTCGATCAGGGAGACGCTGACTGCGGTCGGTCTCGACCCGGACGCGGTCTGGGACCGTCGACCGCACGAGCTCTCGGGAGGTCAGTGCCAGCGGGTGTGCATCGCTCGTGCCCTGATGATGAACCCCGACGTGCTGATCTGCGACGAGCCGGTCTCCGCGCTCGACGTGTCGGTCCAGGCCCAGATCCTGAACCTGCTGGAGAGGACCAAGGAGAAGTACGACCTGTCGATGATCTTCATCGCCCACGACGTCTCCGTGGTCAAGAACATCAGCGACCGGGTAATGGTGCTCTACCTCGGCAAGACCTGCGAGGTGCTGCCGTCCCAGGGGATGCAGACGCGTGCGTTGCACCCCTACACCCGGACCCTGATCGCCTCGATCCCCGGTGGTGAGCAGGCGTTCTCCTCCGACGACCCGGTCGCTGGTGACCTGGTCGAGGAGAAGCCTCGCTCGGCGGCCACCACGGAGCTGCCCTCGCCGCTCAACCCGCCCTCGGGCTGCCGGTTCCGGACCCGCTGCCCGCTGGCCACTGAGCAGTGTGCCGCCGAGGAGCCGCAGCTGCGTGAGGTCGGGCAGGGGCACTTCATCGCCTGCCACAACGTGGCCACCGGCATCGTCTGA
- a CDS encoding ABC transporter permease has protein sequence MSKILIRAGELLAVLLVVSFGVFAMVTLMPGDPAVAILGEGHPPSDYADLRQELGLNDPLLVRYWDWLSSAVTGDLGSSLVPPQSEVTDRIVAALPVSVQLAVMGLVLAVVISVPLAMWSAANAGGVIDRIISGSMFGILSVPSFLMGLLLIMIFANGLGWFPRAQWVRIGEDPVGNLHHAILPAVVIALTELALFTRILRNDLIMTLNEDFILSARAKGMPPWRIMFTDALRPSSFSLITLLGISLGRLIGSTVIVEYLFALPGMGSMVVTAANQGDYPMVQGAVLIIAIVYVAVNATIDLSYGYIDPRTRRVHA, from the coding sequence ATGAGCAAGATCCTCATCCGCGCCGGCGAGCTCCTCGCCGTGCTGCTGGTGGTCAGCTTCGGCGTCTTCGCCATGGTCACCCTGATGCCGGGCGACCCGGCGGTGGCGATCCTCGGAGAGGGACACCCGCCGTCGGACTACGCCGACCTCCGCCAGGAGCTCGGCCTCAACGACCCGCTGCTGGTCCGCTACTGGGACTGGCTCAGCTCCGCGGTCACCGGCGACCTGGGCAGCTCCCTGGTCCCGCCGCAGAGCGAGGTCACCGACCGGATCGTCGCGGCGCTCCCGGTCAGCGTCCAGCTCGCGGTGATGGGCCTCGTCCTCGCCGTCGTCATCTCCGTCCCGCTGGCGATGTGGTCGGCCGCGAACGCCGGCGGCGTCATCGACCGGATCATCTCCGGCTCGATGTTCGGGATCCTCTCGGTGCCCTCGTTCCTGATGGGCCTGCTGCTGATCATGATCTTCGCCAACGGGCTCGGCTGGTTCCCCCGCGCACAGTGGGTGCGGATCGGCGAGGACCCGGTGGGCAACCTGCACCACGCGATCCTGCCGGCAGTCGTGATCGCCCTGACCGAGCTGGCACTGTTCACCCGCATCTTGCGCAACGACCTGATCATGACCCTCAACGAGGACTTCATCCTCTCCGCGCGGGCGAAGGGCATGCCGCCGTGGCGGATCATGTTCACCGACGCGCTGCGCCCCTCGTCGTTCTCGCTGATCACCCTGCTCGGCATCAGCCTGGGCCGACTGATCGGCAGCACCGTGATCGTCGAATACCTCTTCGCCCTGCCCGGCATGGGCTCGATGGTGGTCACCGCCGCCAACCAGGGTGACTACCCGATGGTGCAGGGCGCCGTGCTGATCATCGCGATCGTCTATGTCGCGGTGAACGCCACCATCGACCTCTCCTACGGCTACATCGACCCGAGGACGCGCCGTGTTCATGCATAG